A window of Falco rusticolus isolate bFalRus1 chromosome 18, bFalRus1.pri, whole genome shotgun sequence genomic DNA:
GATTCTTTGACTCCAGTTAAGTTATTGCAAGATCCCCACAGCACTGTGCTAAGCCCACACTCCAGACAAGGGACAGCTCCACCTCATAGTTGCTGGCAGCAAGACTGAACAAAAACATGGTATGGCTTAGACACTGCCAGTCCCAACAGATCACAGCTCCAATGGTCACACAGATCACTGCTAAAAACCTCCACTGCTAGAGGTAAGCCCTGCACATTTCACAGGCGCCAGTATTTTCAGTGGCAAGGGACTTGGTGACACCACCTTAAAAGCATGAATGTCCAAACGACACAGgctacacacacaaaaaccaagATATTTTTGCAAGTGCTGCAAAGCTGTATCTAATCCTGCTCTAAACAAGTCTCCTTTGCCTGAAAGAGTGCCGAAGGACTAATTCAGCCCAAAACATCCACAGTGGAGGGGCTTGATTGAGCTGCCTAAATAAAGTATCCAGCCCCCTTGCCACAAAGCTGTCCTGTTCCCACTCACATCAGTGTTTCACCTGCAAAGGACACAAATAACTGAAGTTGCAAGGTCTACTAGTCTGACCGTATTCCTCTCTGCCTCAATAATCATCTTACCATCCTTCTGGTCTTGTTTTTGAGTCTGTGGTGCAAAACACCTAACATGCCTCTGAAATGCTTACACCTACTGCTCAAAACATTGGAACATTTGGAACCAGATAAAGGgtattattaaaataacactttttgCTATGCGGAAGCCAGGCTTGCCTTTTGGATGGGAAAACTAGCCTACAGATTTGAAACACTCTTCACAACAAAATGAAAGGTGTTAGTAACATGCATTCCCTTCCACGCTCACTGCGGAACAGGACCAGGTCATTGGAGAAGACTAAAAGGCTTACCTACGTGTCTGTTCTTGCGTGGGtttctcctgtctttttttttttacaggaataGTACAAAAGAGTGAGTCTGAGCAAGCCAAAAAACTTCACTTTGAAATGCGTGCACTCTGCAGGTACCTGGAGGGTACCCTAAGGGCCCTACAAAGACCAGCCAGGTCCAAGGAGGCTCCTGTTTAGCCCGTAGCCCAACAGCCACCTCAGCCAGGCTCCAACCTCTACACTGTTACTGGAGTCAGTGGGAAGGggacaaaacagattttcagttatGTGTGAGATGGATGGTAGATGCTCTCCGACAGGTCCGGGTTGGGTTTGGAGGGCAGGAGTACATCAGCGCTTCATAGATCTGCTCCCAGCGTGCAGCCTGACAGTTCCTACTGCAGAGTCAAACACCACGCTGCTGAGCAGGGTCACTTGGACTTCAGTGAACACAAAGCCCTTAAGAGAAGACCTAACACTCAAAGTGACATAAACAGCctgcttttaagaaacaagATAACAGATTCATAACCCCTCACTAGGATCCAGCCATCAGCAGGTGACGTTGGCCCAGATAACATTTACTAGGAGGTTACTgaagtgtttcttctttttcagactTCATGGCAAAACTGGAGACAGAACTTACTAAACCATTGAAAACCAGTTCTACCCTGAGGTTTTGCCTGCACTGACCTTCTGCAAGTGCCTGATTTGCACAATGTGTGAATCCCAACCTGCAGTGATGTGTCTGCTGAAACCCCCTTAGTTCACTTCAGCAACATTAGTCCAAAGAGGAAGTAAAAGGACACAAGACTAACAAGAACACTTGCCACCACATAGAAGCATCCTCACTGCCTTCAGATCATGACATCTGGGCAGGGAGAATGGATTGTGCATGCCCAGAATTACAACTGAGGAGCGCAGCTTAGATAAAAGCAAGAGGACAGAGTGGTGTCTCTTCCACTTGCTCCCCAAAGAACGGTATCCAGCTGtgcttccctgctccttccacTGAGTCCCAGTCCCTGTTTAAATGATAATGCTCCATGGAATGGCCTGTGATCCCCAAACAACCCTCCTGGATGTGGTATTCCCTTCCTCTCTGATGCTGGGCAAGCCAggagggcagtggggcaggTGACTTGGGAACAATATTGTAGAACAGAGCTAGTTCCTTTGTTACTTCATCTACGATGCCAATTTTAACTTATTGTGATGCTTTTTCATTGAGTGCTCGATGCTGAGACTCGTGGGAAGATTTCAGCTccaaaaagattaaaagcaaCATGTAAATGGTCTGCTCAATGTTAAGTTCTTAGGTATTTAggaggtaaaaagaaaaataaggccAATTAACCCTATTTGCAGTATTATGTCTGTCATAAGCAGTCTAATTCAGTTAAGTCAGCTTGAGCCAGaacaaagataaaaaggaataaGCCTATTAGAAGACCTATAACTAGCCAGAGGGAAGGTCTTAGTGGCCTCTAAAGAGCCAGTTAATGGCTAGATCTGCTCTGAGGTGGTTCTCTTCCATCCTGTTATGAAGCAGATATCAAAAATagttgtaaaaaacaaaaaggcaacaAGGTCAAGGTGAAAAGAGTGTGAGTACACACTCATCACTGCAAAGTAACTGTTCAAAGCACGTGGAAATGAACAGATGATCTGCCTGATTTTGGCAGATCCACACTCAAAAGCTGGAGCTCACAGGTGAGATCTCACCGCTCGATCACAGTGAAAGCGTGCCCAGTTCAGCCTATGGGTAGTGCATCCCAAACCAGCACCTTCATCCATTACACTGCCAATGAATTCTGATTTGAGTGTAAGGACTGAAGTGCTCTTTTCAGCACCAGCCCACCTCCACACAGGCATCCCGCTTGCTGGTTTATAGCTATTACCGGGACAGTCAATACAGCTGCTTGGTTATCTCAGGGACTCTGCGGAGATCTCGCAGTAGAAACAcccaaactgctgctgcaggatgaAACAGAAGCCCCAGAGCAGGTAAATACACAGCTGAGCACTGTAATGGAGCTCAACACCCAGACAGGTTGTGCTACACGCAACTATTTGTACCTGGTGGCCAGGTCAGGGAATGCCTCACTGCCATTCCCAAAACTGCTGTCTGAAACACagccaaagaaacaaaacaggctGTTTTTGTTGTGTTCAACTTAGAGTTAACTAGAAAAACACGACTCAGAGTCAGGGGGTCACAACTGTGGACTGTGCCCTTTCCCCCAGGTCACCTTCTCCCATGCCAGATGCCTGCATTGTCTAGACGTATCTAACATCGCAGTGCAGAGGTTTTTACTCATGACTTGCACATTTCTAAGATGCCCTAATTCCCGTGGTTCCCAATTCCCTTTCAGAAATTTCACCTGCCATTAGCACAGGGCAGAACTATGGGATGTGTTGTGCCTCAAGCACCAGGGCAGAGTGGTACACGTACGACAAAAAGCTGATTGATAGTTTgattggggggggaggggggatgcaTAATTGGCACCATCACCCTGGGTTCACCACCATAACATAACCCCCTGCGAGGCAGCATGCTGCAGCGGGGTGACTTTACAGACCTCAGCTGAGTTCCTGTGATACGTGCACTGTAACAGAGGCGATTCCAGGTCTCCTGTGCGCAGCAAGGTTAAAACATGGTTAAAATGCGCTCCGAACAATTCTCGCATCAAGAGGAGACTACGCGGCAGTGTGTCTTTGAGCTCAAAGCAGAAAGGATTCAACCAGCTCCCACAGAACAGCACTGACAATCCCCTGCTGCCAGAGTCCTTTTGCCTTGGTGCAGGACCACAGCCGTCCTGCCACCTCAGGATCCAGGCTCTTGTTAGTTGCCTCCCCAGTCCCTTAATTCTCTTCTCTCCAGGAGCCAGGGCACAATCCCTCAGTATTTTGGTGTCACCACCCCAATGCACTTACCTAAGTGCAAGTAAGGCATGGAGGAGGGGGTTATTACTGCAGACGAGTACAAGTTTTAGCCCGAGAGAGATATTTTTGACTGCTCCAGTGTTTCTGCTGTCCCCATGTTACCCCCCCTCTCTGTCCCTCCTTCCTTATCTGATACCTGACAAACTCTCTGGTTTTCACCCCTCATACAGGGGCTCTCCCCAGATCGGAGGCTCTCAAGATTGAGATGATCGGAGCACTGGACATTTTTGGTGCTTGCCTTTGCCCTCAGCCCACAGTAGAGAATcatgtctctctctctccctacTGCTTCCTTGTGCTCTAGGACTTGAACCTCTGGAAGTGTCCTTACTGCTTGCAGCTGTAGACCACCTCCTCCTGCATGCACTGCTGGCACTCCACATAGCAACACCACTGCACCTGACAGTGGCACGAGAAGGTAACCAGCCGGCTCTGGGTGTTGTAGCCTCTTCCACAGCACATGCTGTCACAGTTGCCTTCTCGAGAGCAGGTCCTCCCGGCGGTTCCCAGGGAGTATTTGCTTGGACGACAGAAACTGGGGGAGTCTTCCACATACACCAAGTCAGTAGAGCGTGGTGAAGCGGGGTGCTTGGAGGAGTGGCTGTGTCTCTGTGGGCCAGCCAGCTCCGAGTGTCCCACAGCATCATTGGTGGTGCTGAAGACCTTGACAGCATCATCGTAGCGCAGCTTCAGCAGTCGTCCAATCTCATGGAAAGGTGAAAGTTGCTTCCAGCATGTCCGGACAGCACATGAGCCGGAGACACCATGGCACTTGCACGTGGTTTTGAGACCATTTTTCACAGCCTGATGAGAAAGAGAAGTGGTAGTCATTATCTGCCAGGATCGTGAGCCTACTTCTGGGTAGAGGCCACACCTCAGACTGCAGACAGCCTGGAAACACTTCAGTTTTATTAGTATTATTCCTATTTCATGGAAGAGAaactaaaaaccaaaacaaaagagagtACTGACTACAGAGCTGACTGGTGAGCCGGAGAGCAGAAAGCCTGAATGAGGACAAATGGCTGAATACTGATTAAATTCTCACTAAGCCTATTTGGAATAGCTGGAGTAGTCAACCATAAAACTGAGTATTTCCAGCATGGTGGATTCCCTTCAGTATATTCAAATGAAGACAGTGCTCTAATCGAACAAGTAATTTGACTCAGTAAACTGAAAACAATGATTAGTCAGTAGCCTGTAGCAGACAGTCTAAGATGTTTGATCTAATGGTCTCCCTGACCCAAACTTGTCACGTGATTAGTTCCGTAGGAAATCACCAGCAGGTTCATCATTGATCTCAAGAGTGTCAACCCTTTATCTATTTGACATGTCCCACCAGCTCTGAAGCTCTAGCTGTTCTCAAAATTCCCTGTGATGGTGGCATAACCCATGGAGTAACTCAGCTGCTGAGTTTTACGGCTGCTGCTGCGTGCATACTGCTGTCACTCAGCCCCTGGTACCGCTAGAGGATGCAGGATGCTACTCTGCCACTCAACATGCATCTCCTTACACCGGAGTTCAGGAGACTTTCCAGGGAGCTCTCAGTACCGTAAGATCCACAACACACGGGTAGACGGGTCTGGTTTGTGAGTAGGGACAGCGAATACCCCTCTCGCAACAGCCTCAGCTGAGGACGGGTTCGAAGACGCACTGAGTCCTAACCTCATTCTAGGCCTGCTAGTGCAGCTCCTCACCTTGATCCCAACATTGGTGTTGTGGATGTCCACCTTGGCCCGCAAGTCTTTGCCAATCCTCTTCTGACCCAAGAACTTCTTCAGGAACTTGGTGCTGTATTTGAGGTTGTCTCCACAAACGCCCCATTGCCAGGCCTTGCGGTTCTCCAGGTCTGGGGAGTCATCGCAGGTGCAGCGCTCCATGCGCCCAGCACTACACGCTCTGGCTAAGGAATGGGTGAGAGCTGCAGAGGACACGGCATAGAGGAAGGCAGTTTCCTTAAAACCTGCACAGGGGAGGGATTAGGAGAGGGTAGGAGCAGGAAAGGCAAAATAAGGCGTTTATCTGCCTCACTGGCTCTCCTGACTAGAACTATGCATGAACTAAGCCCAAGCACAATACTTAGAGATACAAAGAGACAACACACTGCCATTACCCGCACACCATTCCCAGCAGAGAAACTCAGTATCATGTTTGAATTAACTGGTGTAGTGACACCCCAGTCTCTCCTGGTGGCTGTGAGTGACTCAATACGGGGACAGGAGACCACTCCTGAACCTAGGGATGGGTGGCAACAGCCAAACGGTCCTGGGAAAATATTCAACTGCAAAAAACAACAGTCATGAAACTGTTTTCCTCATCCTCACCACAGAGCTGACGGGTACGAATCATCACTGAAATCATGTTGTGGCTTAAAATCAGGAAATATTTagtagaaactgaaaaaaacatttcaaaaatctgacctgttgtttaaaaatgtgtttcattgGGACTGCATTGGCACAGTAGTAGTATTTCATATGGAAAGATCACATGTGGTTTGACTAGGAGAGGTTCCCTGCTGAAGGACATCTTGGGCAAGGAGGACAACTCTCCCACCTGTGAGTGGGTTTTCTGACTTACCTGTGATAAATCACCTGCTCCCAGTGACCATGGCAATGCTTTCTGAAGCTATCCTCCTTCCTAAAGGAGGCTTCCCAGCTTGACCACGTTTGCCCTGAGGTGTGTGACCATGACACACCATGACATTTTAACCAGGAAAGAAAGTACAGTGCCTGAATAGGAGTTCAACCTGAAGACATCAACATACCCATTCCTATCTGATCTCATATGACACCCGTGAGCTCCACAGAAGTTCCAGAAAACCCTGATTGACACAAACCTAACCTAAACCCCAAAATATTCCTATTTAGTCCAGGGGAAAATCTTAGTATTTCCTCCAGAGttcatttgcagaaaacaaaattattcatcGGAAACTGCTTAACAAGCCCACAATTTAGCAAAGAGtgcaaagaagagaaagacaggTGACTGATCAATAGCTCAGAGTGAAGGAATGGATAAAATTGgctgaaatagaaaaatcttgatttataaaaaataaagcaattggACATTGCATGGAAGAAAGCACAGTGAAGCAAACAAATATTCCACATTGGAAAATTCCAAATTTCCTTCCACATCAGAAGGAAACAGatctgtttctcagaaaaaatggaagagagaaCCACAGAGACCTGATCTAGTCTTGCAGTtagctctgctttgagcagaatTTGGAAGCCCCTCTAGAATTCACCCAGTCCAACTCCCAATTTTCCCATCATTCTATTCCCTCAAAGAATTCCCATCCAGCTGTAATAATAGCTCAGACCACTGACTTCTGAGATCTGAGTTCACCGTAAACATGACCAGAGAACAGGAAGAAGAGTTCTTCTGATAGCTATCAgtaagaagaataaaaaacaaactaatCGTGAATGTAATGGAGAGGTTGTGTTAGTGACTTCAATACAGACTTCACAGGAGCTCTTTGGAATTCCAAAATTTCAGATGAAAGATCTAGCAACAGTAAGGATGTGGATGAGAGAGTCAGGAAAATGTGGAGGAGGTCAAGGAGATCAATCACCAAACTACTTCCTACCTCACCATTTCAGTTGCTCTGTCACTGGGACAAGTAACTTGCAACTAAGCTCTCCAGTTGATGATGCTCTATAAAATCTCTAAGGGTAGTggaagaataatgaaaaaatgtcacaaaatcCATCAAAAGTTTTGGAAAAGCTGGTATAGGACACAGTAAATACAGATTATGGATAGCAACACAACGCTCACACATTTTCCAGCAGTGGCCAACGCAAAAGAAGGAGCTAAGAGAGGATGAAATATTTGAGATcgaaaatctgaaaaataattccagaagTTAATCTCCAAGTGCTCAGCTGATTCCCAGTATCCTATCTGACATACTGATACCAGAAGAGAGgacagcatttcagaaacactttCCCATACCATATAAAGCTAGCAGTACCAGTCAGCTCCACATACCCTGCTAAATCTGACTTTGTGGAGTACCACACTGCTTCTGGTATTTCTGACCAgtgatggttttgtttcttctgtggcaCTCCACGTAAGTGCTGGCTAGATGTCAACCCACTGGAAATCAGAGAGCATTGCTTGTGGTGAGGCCACTGCAGACAGCAGTAACTGAAGATAACGAGCATACTTTCAAATCgtctccttcttctcccccctctTCCACCTCCTTTTATGGCAAAGGTTCAATGCCACCAGGCTGCCAAATGCTTGCCTGAAAAGTCTAAGATGGTTCCTTCTGCTTTGTCATAAGGGATTGATCACTATTTAATTAATTCACAAATCACATGAGTAATGGAATAACTGAATGGTCCTTAAGAGCTTGTGGAATAACAATGAGTCgcagaggagctgctgaagCTGGATTTTCGGTAGGACACAGCACAAATGAGCAGCAATCAGCTCCAAAAAACATGATTTGAGAAGATCTAAAGAGAAGTTTCTCCATGGGTCCTGTGTACCTGTCCTCCTGCTGTGTCAATGGAGCTCTTGTCACCATAGCCCATGGAGCCTGGAGCTAATGTCCAGGCTGTCAGGGTCTCTTTTAGGGATGAGTCATTATCCTGACCCCATCGACTGTGTTGCCAGTGACTACGCGAAATTTTAAACACTTGGTGCAAGAGGGAACATCTAAATGCAGATGTCTTTGCTGGGCAGTTTGATTGCAAACATCCAGCATGGAGTTGAATTTCAAGATGCTGAAGCAAGCCAGCTCCCTCTGGTAGGACCTTGCACATGTCCAAGTCTTGCCCTGAGCTCGCTGGAATTATTTCTTAGCTCAGCAGCctataaatacagaaagacGTTTGCTGCAATGGCAAGACACTATTCTGTGGCATGGTGTGCTCTAGACCACAAGGAAAACTATAATAGGAGGAGTTTAGCCATGTGGTGATTCTGCCAAAGGAAAGATGCCCAAGGTCAAAGATTTTTCAATGTTACAATAAAGACAGCGTGAGCGTTTCAGAGCAAGTGGAAGAGGCAtcttttggggagaaaaaaaaccaagacaaatttaaaaagcaagcaaacaaacaaataagcaaGCAATCAGAGCCGACCAGAAAGCTAGAGAATTGTAGAAAGATTTAGGATGGAAGGACTCCTCAAGGTCTTTAATacaacctcctgctcaaagcagggctaaCTACAATGccagaaacagtttttcaggGCTTGTCCAACTGAGTTCTCCAAATCTCCAATGATGGAAATTCTGTCTCTGAGCCACTGCTCCTGCGCTGTGCCATCCCTT
This region includes:
- the WNT9B gene encoding protein Wnt-9b; translated protein: MHRAAALCRIFLLLLLLLLLLSPSPPAAAYFGLTGKEALTHFPALGPSTNSAQGKVHVKQCDLLKLSRKQKRLCRREPGLAETLRDAIRLGVMECQYQFRSERWNCSLEGRTSLLKRGFKETAFLYAVSSAALTHSLARACSAGRMERCTCDDSPDLENRKAWQWGVCGDNLKYSTKFLKKFLGQKRIGKDLRAKVDIHNTNVGIKAVKNGLKTTCKCHGVSGSCAVRTCWKQLSPFHEIGRLLKLRYDDAVKVFSTTNDAVGHSELAGPQRHSHSSKHPASPRSTDLVYVEDSPSFCRPSKYSLGTAGRTCSREGNCDSMCCGRGYNTQSRLVTFSCHCQVQWCCYVECQQCMQEEVVYSCKQ